Sequence from the Rhinolophus ferrumequinum isolate MPI-CBG mRhiFer1 chromosome 19, mRhiFer1_v1.p, whole genome shotgun sequence genome:
TGGAGAACATCTAAGGAGGGAGAGGATGTCCATATGAGCCTGGAGCTCAGGAAACAATGGGAGACAGAACCATGGGAGGGGTGACCAGCCTGCTGTAGAGAAGGAAGGACAGGACATGTAAGGGGATGAGCAGAAGATACAGACCCCATGAAGGACAGTGAGAAGGAGGCTTCTGAGCTCCCAGGCCACCCATTGTCCCTATCCCCACTACCACCACCCTCATCCAAGCTGATAAACCACGAAGCTTCCAGAAGGATGCATAAGAGACTATTTTAGTGCCTTTGGGGTTGGCAAAAATTTCTTAAGTAGGACACAAAAGGCATCAACCATAAAAGCAAAGATTGGTAAATTGGACTCAAAAGATAACATTAAGAGAGTAATAAGCAGAGGGTACGGGGacaggggggtgggagatgagggcaaaggggatcaaatatatggtgatggaaggagaactgactctgggtggtgaacatacaatgtgatatatagatgatatattacagaattgtccacctgaaatGTATgcaactttgctaacaattgtcacctcaataaactttaacaaaagaaaagaaattcctgGGAcggttggttagctcagttggttagagcgccgtgctcttaacaacaaggtggcaggttcaatccccacatgggccactgtgagctgcgccctccacaacgagattgaaacaactgcttgacttggagctgatgggtcctggaaaaacacacttaaaataaataaaaagttttaaaaaattcctgttaTCGAtactcataaaaaaaaagagggtgaTAAGGCAAGAGAGACTGGGCAGCaccaatagaaaacaaacaagaataaaaaggccaacaatccaataaaaatgtacaaaaattgaacagacacttttcaCAAAGGAAGATAGCTGAATGGCCACATTTTTCATCatgaaaatgtcattaaaatcataatgaaacaCCACTCCATCCCTGTATTTAACCtcctttgattttctgtattctgatgctttgacatctggggcTCTGCTGACCCTAGATGGACAAACACACTTGAATGTACTTTTCAAATGCAGAACAACTAATCCAGAACCCACAGCACAATCTCTCACACTGGAGGCACTGTCTCTCTGCCTAATCACCCAGGGTCAGGTCCCAGACGTCTTGGGGCAGCCACAGATCCCTGAAATTATTAAAACCAGCTTATCCTAAGCTGCTTACCTTGCTTCATCTGTTCTTTTTTGCAGAAATCACAGTAAAGTCTCCTGTCCAAAGTTCCCctattctctctgcttcctgaccACCCTGCTGCTTTCCCAGGTGGCCCAGGGTGTGGCATCCCTCCTCCTTTGGGAACTTTGAGTAGCTAACCATCTTTTCAATGGCAGTTATCTCCTGATCTACTGACTTTACTGAACCTCAAATTTCCTATCAATACACTCTATTTTAAAACAACCCTACCATAACAGCTAGACAGGAAGGTACTGACAATACCATGATTTGGTGAGGTAGTAGTAGGGCAGCTGGAACTCTCACGCGTGCTAGCGGGGGTATAACAGGGCAGCCACTGTGGAGGGCTGTGTGGTAGAAGCTACGAAAGCTAAACATATGCCCACCCTATGAACCAATAATTCCACTCCTATTTGTAACAGAAATAATGCTCATGCATGAAATAGTGCTCAgatagaaaagtaaaagaatgtaTGCAGCAGCTTTAATCAAAATAGACaagaattggaaacaacccaaatgatcACCAGTAGGAGAGTGGACCGAGACAATGGGGCTTATTTCCACAGTGGGacacaaaacagaagcaaagaacAGCCTGTGGCTGCACAAAGCCAGCTGGGTGCGGAATGAAAAGATCTACACCCATAGAGCAGCGATGTTTTTCTAAGTGCATCAAATTCAAGAACAAGAAAAGTGTTCCAGGGTGATCAAGATCAAAACAGCAGTCACTTTCTGGTGTGAGGTCTGACTGGGAGAGGGCACAAGGGAGTTCTGGGCACTGGGAATGTTTTCTATCTGGATCTGGGTGTGATCACATGGGTATACATGTGTCTAAAAAGTCAAGTGTTCACTTAAGATTTGTTTGGTTTGTGACATATCAATAACACCTCAACATAAGAGGGAAACAAGGAAAAGACCTACCTCTGATCACGTCACTGCTTTGCAGGAACTTCCTGGCCTCTGCAGGCCCTGGACCTGAGGGTGGATTATGGAGCCAGAGACCAGGGTTCCAACTCTACCTGGctgccctgtgcctcagtttcttcacctgtcatGTGGGTGGCCCTCCATGAGGTGCTAAGGTTTGGGGTGGCTGAGCTGTAGGACTAAGGGAACAGGGTCATCTGGGGTgaggcagtggggagggaggcagtggaggtggggcaggaggagcTCTGCCCTGTGGTCACTGGTCACTGCTGGAGAACACAGCGGCTGTGTGTGGAGTGTCAGGGGAATTGCAGGAAGAAATCCAGGAGGTGTCCAAGAAGTGCTCAGTGGTCCCAGAGGTAGGAGCTGGAGGAGCTATGGGGCAAGAGTCACTGGAGCTGGAACTTGCCCCCAGAAGGAGGCCTGCCCTTAATTGATGGAGCTGTCAGACACTGGAACAATTCTGCACAGCTGGCAGACCCAGCTCTGAGCCCCTCTGTGACAGTGATTttaatgtgtcaacttggctaggtcAAACGTTATTCTAGATGTTcctgtaaaaatgttttttagatGAGATAATAATTCCTCAGTAGATTGAGTAACGCAGATGACGCACTATAATGTggaacattatatatataatggagaAACAGTGAGACGTGAAGTGTCAGTTCCCCCATGAAAGGAAGGATCAGCATAAGAAAACCACCTTTGCTTGTATGTAGGTTGAATCATAAGCACGCCAGTACTTTTTTGACAGACAAACACAGCAATTTCATAGGGTTCAACATCCTATTTGCATAAAAATTGCTAGAAGGACatgcaggaaataataaaactcattGCAGTGCTGCCCATGGCTTCCTGGGCCAACAGCCTGGAAGGAGGTGCATGAGAACTAGGGGATAAGATTTCTCAGCTTATACCTGATTTTTGTGAATGCTTCAGCGAAGGAAGAAAAGTAACTGTGTGACCCAGCAGCTAAACATATGCCCACCCTATGAACCAGGTAAGGTGGGTGGAGTAGGTGGGATGGGGACAGTTCTGGCCTTGCAGCCCTCCATGGAAGGACAGGCTTGCACTGGCTCATGGATCTGTTTGGGGTTTCTGTCTCTCATCGTGTTTTTTAGAAGGTTTGAAAGTAACCATCACACTTAAATCTGGGTAATTTTCTACAGAAGTCTATACTTCTGGCTTCCCTTGAATGGCTCTGGAGCTCTGGCCCCCGGGCTGGCGTTCTCTGGCCACAGAAGGCTAGTGTGGGTATGTGAGGGTGTGTGCCATCCTGTTCCACATGCCCACTTGGCTGCCCTCATCTCTGCACATTTGACTAGTTCATTAGCACCCAAATGGACCACCGTAGGCTTAAGTttactgaatcaggaagaaataaacctttgtggAGGAAGCTTTTTGATTTTCCAGCTTAATTCAGACTACACACCCTCCAGGTTGGGAACAGCCCTCCGCACACTCTCCCCTCGGGGAGACCATCCTGGAGCCTCTGGACTGGAGCCACTGAGAAGCACTCTGCACCAGGCCCTACCCACTTCTACAGCTCCCCTCAAGCCTACTCACCCTTTGGGGTCcagccagccactcacactgggcTGCTTGCCCGGCTGGAGGCTGATGGCGCCAGATAGGATCTGCCCCGCCCGTATCACCTGTAGCACTTTCCAGGACTTCCTTGGGCTCTGACTCTCTGGAGAAAGCAGAGGAGTGGTTTCCATGTGCCCCAGCCTGGAGCAGTGCCCCTCCAGCCCGGGGCAGCCACATACCTTTGGAGACTTTCTTGCCTTTGATCCCTGGTCCTACAGGAAGCAAGGGAGGGGTCCCAGATGGTCTCTGCTAGAAGCAGGCCTGCACTGACATTGCTTAGGGGCACAGGGCTTCCCAGGACCCCTCAGTGGCAGGAGGGACGTGCATAGGAGGAAAGCCCCTTGAGTTTTAGTTGAGAGCCAGACCCTCTTCCTCAAGTGGGTGCTTGGGCTGAGCCACGATTAGCTAAGAGGTGGCTGCTGCCCGTCTGGGGCTCTGCAGAGTTTGGCAGGGACCAAGCCCATGGCCTGGACGCCTCCAAGGACCCTGTGAGCTGGGCACAGGGACAAGGGGGCCTGGGGacctgtcttctcttttctgctACCTTTGTCCCCTTGTGTGGAGAACAGAGTATACTCTTTGGGGGCTTTGGTGACTTCCTTGGCCTTTTTGAGAGCCAAGTGTTTCTTCTCTTGTTCTTCCAACCACTCCTTGGGTGACAACTTGTGCAGGAAATTCTTGTAGACTTTATAATGCTGCAGTATGTCTTCAAAACTGGAGATTTCACTAGAACCGGGGAGGGGACAGGTGAAGTCAGGCTCTGCCCACTGAGAGGCCCCTCCAGAGGGGACCCCTTTTACACCCTGGCCAAACAGGACAGACATAGGAACACTGCCATGTCAGGGAAAGAATGCCCACCCTGCAGGGACCAATGTGGGGTAGACCTCCCAGAGGTACAGCCCTCAGGGACTCTGTCTGCCCCCTCCCAAGGTGGAGCCCAGGGGCCCAGAGCCATGTGAGCCCTGTCTCCTGGTGATGTGGCCTTGGAAAAGTCACTGAATCTCTGGCTTTCTGGCCTCAGTCACCTCACCTGTAAGATGGGCAGCAGACCACAGTGCTTCGAAGCCCTGAGATATTTAGAGTTCGGTGGTAAAGTGATAAGGTTTGCATTGTGTGGGGCTCCCTTTAGCTGGGGGAGAGCGATGGAGGAAAATGTGGTCAAGCCAGCCCAGGCCCAGCTTGCCTCTGACCTCACCTTTTGATGTTCCTGATCTGGATGGTCAGATCGCGAATCTCAGTGATCTTCGCCACCTTCGCTTTGGTCTCCTTCTCCGCCCTGGAGGGtatgtgggggcagggagccaAACTCAGAGTGTTAAAGAAGAGTGTCCACACTGCCCTCAGGCCAGGGACCTGGGTCGGGGTCGAGGTAAAGGTGAGGTCAGAGATTAGGGTCAGGGACCGGGTCCCGGCTGGGTTGGGTGGGTGTGCACTGGCCCAGGGGACAGTGGGGGTGGCACATGGCCAGCCAGCCCCTGGTGTCACAGGCTTACGCTTTCAGGGCCTGCACAGAGCGGCGGTCATTCTCCCTGAGGAACTTATCGAACAGGGCCGAGTCCTTTTCCAGGGACCTCTCAGCTCGCTCCAGCTCCGCCTCCTCCTTAGTCACCAGCATCTCCAGCCGCTGGATCTCACTTCGCTTCATATCCAGGGCATACTGGGACCACCAGAGCAAGAGTCACACTCCTCACTGGGACAGTCCACCCAGGTCCCCGACGTGGGAGCAGCAAGGCCTACCTGGATGAGGAACATTTGCCGCTTCTGGTTGATGTACTTGTTTATGTTATCAgattcccctttcttttctgcaATGAGAGGAGGGAGGCATCTAGAGCCTGGGGCGGGCAGTGGGAGAGAGACCCAGGCCCGTGGCAGAGGAAGGGGACACAGCCAGTTAGTGGGGAACCAGTCAATTGCTCCCTATGCAGTGCTCTGTTGCAAGGCCCAGGTTATTACGGAGACCATGGGAGAGTGGGCCGTGTCTCCAGCAAAAGGAGAGAAGGCTTTGCTGATATATTACATCTCCATGCTTGGAGACCGGTCCAGGTGGGAAGAATCTCTCTTGCTGTAGCACTCTTCTCACCTGGAATGAGACTCTGGACACCCTTGCCCTGGAAATTTCACCAAGCTGGACTTAATAACAAAAGGCCTATTGGCCAGGATCCGAATGGGGGTGGTGAGAGAAAAGTGGGGCGGCATGATCTCTACTTGGGGTACCCTAAGCCCCCAGGGCTCAATTTGGGCAGCAGCTAAGTCTAAACTGCAGGAAGAAATCATGGCTGACACCTGGGCAACCTCTCAGAGTGCAGGCAGAAAGGCAGCGCAGTGGGGCCAAGAGCCGGGCGTGCCTGTTTCCTTGGTCTTTCTGGAGAGGAAACTCTAGACATGTCTCAACTTTGGAGAGCCTAGGGACTGTGGAAAGGGCTGTAGAACCATGTGGCTCTCTGTCTTGTGTCTCATATCCTCTTCCTTCCAGATGCACATGGTATGGTGCAGGAGTCCTGTTTTAAGTCTAGATGCCTGGCAACGAGCCCACTAGACCCTTGCCTCCCTGTTCTACCTTGGGGAAGGCCCATCTCCTTACTGGAAGCTAAAGCTGGGAAACTGACGAGTCTTGTGCTTAAACCTGCCCTGCCTGGTCCAGGCTTCCCTATTCAGGTGCCACCTGCCTCTGCTAGGTCTTAGGAATGGAAcgtggaggaagaaaggaaacacgTGCTCTGTACAACTCCATGCAGAGCTTGGCAAACAATTGGCACAGCAAGCTCAGTGCTTCGTACCCCAAAAACAAGCCATGAGTGTCAGGGTTATAGTCACAACCAGCACACTTGTAGTTGCACTGGGTTCCAGGACTCTCTGATCTCAACTGTTTCTTTCTAGCTTAGTGATGTTATACTTTATCATCTGTGTTGATAGATTATTAGTGTGTTCTCAATATTTAAGATTTCCTACTGGGTCAGAAAATAACAGCTCTCTCACACACAGTTCTTTCTCACTACGTGCAGTGTCTAAAGATGTTGAATCTCACAACCATGAGGTTGGTACTGTCATCAGTGAGGAGAGGAAACTATAGTGCAAAGGAGTTAgctaacttgcccaaggtggtGCAGCCATTAAATACTGAAGCTGAGATCTGAACCCAGGAAATCTAGTTCCACGTTGATGCTTTTCACTTCCAAGTTAAATGCCTATTTTATACATCCTGCATTCACTGGTCAACATTCAGAATGCACGCAATACTGGGATTCAGAGACTTTTAGACTCCATCTGGAATTGATCATTGTGATGGTGGAGGCAGGGCTTAGGCAGAGAAGACCCCCTTTCCCCACTGCACCATAGCCGTTCCTCTCCAAGTACTTTTAAACTACTGCTCTTTGGCGGCGCAGACCcaatgtgggggagggaggagtggcACCTTTGGTCATGGAGAGCTTCCAGGCCATGTTGTCGTGGAAGGCCTGAAGCTGCTCAGCCTCTGCACGTGCCTCCTGGTCCTCCATGTCGTCCTCCAGCTGCAGCTGTCGCCGCAGGCTGGTGTGCTTGGCAGACACTTTGGACGAGTAGGTCATCTTCTCGTGCACCCGCAGTGTCTTCTTCTGCTCCCTCTCCTGGGGGGTGGGTCGGGGGATTTGGCGGCACCAGCCTccatcctacccccaccccccacccagtaCCCCTCTCCCACCCTGTCTGGGCCGGGTATCCTCCCTGCTACGTTTTCCCACTCCAGGGTCACGTGGGCTTAAGGTGGTGGGTAGTTGGCTCGGTCAGGATGCGGGATGCGAATGGGGCAGAACCGGGGTGCGCACATGCTGCGCGCGGTGAAGGCTGTGAAGCGGTGTGCGTTTGGGAGCACCCTGGGTTCCTGCACACGACTGCCACGGGTGGAGAGGAAGTGGGCAGGACAGGCCTCTGGACAGTGGGGATGCAGGTGGGCCGCCAGGTTAAGCACAGGCTGCCTACCCCCGGTCAGATGTACATTCCAGATCAGTAGTGCAGGGACATATTAAAAGATGAttccttgtttatctgaaatccaCACTTAAATCCACTGAGTGTCTTGTGATTCGCTAAATCTGACATCTCAAGGTTCAGGGAAACTAGACCTTTTGAGTTTCCTAAAGAATCTTGAAAACCCGAATTTGAGCTGCAACCTCCTTAGTCAGTGTTGGGGACTGTGCTGTCATTTAGAGTCTGCACCTCCCCACCTATTTTCTGCTCTGCCCTGGCAGCTGGCCCCAGCCCTTCACTTGAGAAGATCCCAGGATGAGTGAAGGTTGGGGCCTCTTCTTCCCAGAGGCCTAGTGCAGGTCTCTGGCTGTGGGGATGCCCAGGCCCTCCTGCTGTTCAGGCTCTGGGAGTCTCCACATCCTTCACCAGCAGGGCCGCTCAGCCCACCTGATCAGACAGGCCGTCAGGTGAACTCTTCATTTGGCATTTCCTGGGTTAGTTCTATTTCTTGCTGGGCCTGTCAGATACAACAACCAATTCAATCTCTAAAGAGTGCTGCCTAGGAAAAACCTAGCTGTGGCAGGATCCAGCGTGAGGCCACTAGTTTGCAGATTCCTGTATAAAACAGTCCAGAAAATGTCACCCTGTAGAATCCCAGTGGCAGAAGGTCTGCATTTAAAAGACATTGGGCAGGTACTTGGGGTCAGTGTGAGGTTGGGGCGCTCTGCTGTGATGGGGGGAGGAGTGTGAGGTTGTCGGGGCTTTTGCAGGAAGGCAGAGATAGCCCTGAAGCAGGGACAGGGTTGGAAAAGAAAATCCAATCCTGCACTGGTGAGGTAAGAGAAGGTCTCTAAGTCAAGGTCAGAGAAAGTCTGTGTGTTTGCAGTGTCTTCCCACTCTGGAGGCCACAGGAAAGTGTCAGCTGTTTCATATGGCTTTTTTTGAGTGCCTCCTTCCAGGGCAGAAGTGAGTGCACAGCATGGCAGGATTGGGGGGAAATACTGTTGGATGGTGGCCCAGAGTTACTAGGTGGGAGGTCCGGGGTAGGGCTGGAGCATGTGCATTTCCGTAAGTGTCACTGGTCACTGGTTGGGGTTGCAGTGGGAGTTGCTGCCTAAGGAATCTTAGATGCTGAGACCTGAGTTGGAGTGGACAGAGTCAGCCCAGCAGGGAGTCTGGGACACTGGCCATGAGAGTATGACCAGAAACATGGTCCTGGCCACTTCCCAAAAAAGATGCTCATCCGGTGAGCCCTCCCCAAGCCTGGCTGCAGTGAGGCTTGCTTGCTCCAGCTGTGCTGTGGTGTGGGGGAGTAGGCTGCCTGGGCACATGGGCTCTTGGGATGGGGAAGCAAGAGAGACTATGCTGGGGTGCAGATGAGGTGCAGGCTGGGGGTCAGGGCTGGCCCCGAGACTCCCGGGCACTGCTGACGggcatgtatgtacatatgtgcacATGTGAGCATGTCTGTGTTTGTATCTGACCTCTAAGAATTCCAATGAGAGGACAGCGCAAGGCTGGAGCAGTCATGGGAAGGGGGGCTCCTGGGGGAGGTGAGGGTCCTTGAGGTCTGCCTGGAGGGACAGTGAGACCCCCAGGTGGGGATGGCATCTCATGCAAGGGACAGCAAAAATGAAGGTGTGGTGGCTGAGGCTGTGGCCATACAGCTCCAAGCAACCTACCCTGACAAAGGCCCAGGCACAGTGGCAATAAAACTGGGTAAGACAGTGGGACAGGTCAGGGACCTGAGAGCCAGGCAGAGCTTCAGGTTGGTTTCGTAGGAAATGGAGAGCCATTTATTATTCTAGAATGAGACAGTGACCTGAGGAAAGTGCTCTTCAGAAATCTGGCTGCTGCTTGTGTGAGGGAGGAAAGAGCTGGGGACAGGCCTTGGCCCTGATACTTACTGAGAGAGACTTATTCCGTTCCTGATCTCTGAGCAAGAAGAAATCCATATCCCCAGACATGTGGAAAGGATTAGCTGAACGGCCAGGAACAATCAGAGACACTGGGGAAGGAGATATCTCATTGGAGAGATGAGCCAGCTCTTCCAGGCTGTGGCCTGTGCCTCTGGGGTCCCAAAGCCTTCCCAGGCCAGCACAGGGAGCTTCTGTGAAAGCATGCGTGAGTAGCAAATATTCTCTTATatccagctgtgcctgaagtCTACCTCTGGATCTTCCAGCTCCATAAACTCACCTGTTTGGTTTAACCTAGTTGTAGTTGGGCTTCTGACCCTGGCATCTGAAAGAGACCTCATGAATAGCGCTTCCAGTGTCTGAGTCATCTGTTATGTCCCTGGCCCTATGTCCTCTCTCATTTGAAGTCTCAGGAACTCCCACTCCATAGAGGAGGGAAGCGAGAGCCTGCCACTTGTAAGTGATGGTGCCAACTAATGGTGTTGACTCCAGAGCTACGGCACCGGCCTGCAGTGAGCGCTGGGGAGAAGGTACTCAAGGTAAACATGCTTTGTCTTTGCAGGAATCTCCACGATCCTCCCAGGGGAAGGCTGGGCTCGGGGGTGGGTGAGGGCAATGCACCTGAGGCCTGGGGAGGCAGAGCAAGAGTTTGAAAGGTGGTTGCCACCAAGGACCCCAATTCTgatgccccctcccccagagatTAAGGAGAGGTTCCCACAGCTCAATTCAGAAGCTGTCAGGGAGGACAGAAGCCAGAGGGGACCAAACTAAGGACTTAAAAATACGGTTGCTTTCTTCCACTACCTTTGGTTGAAAAGAAACATGGTtcattggaaaacaaaacaaaacaaaacaaaacattcttgAAAGAGAATatggtaaaaacaaataaataaacaactccTCTACTTTGAATGAGCTGCTGATAA
This genomic interval carries:
- the CFAP100 gene encoding cilia- and flagella-associated protein 100 isoform X1 — translated: MPTVSKDMTYNKNSRESTDNSSSITEEKKKHGKKGKVSLIVPGRSANPFHMSGDMDFFLLRDQERNKSLSEREQKKTLRVHEKMTYSSKVSAKHTSLRRQLQLEDDMEDQEARAEAEQLQAFHDNMAWKLSMTKEKKGESDNINKYINQKRQMFLIQYALDMKRSEIQRLEMLVTKEEAELERAERSLEKDSALFDKFLRENDRRSVQALKAAEKETKAKVAKITEIRDLTIQIRNIKSEISSFEDILQHYKVYKNFLHKLSPKEWLEEQEKKHLALKKAKEVTKAPKEYTLFSTQGDKGPGIKGKKVSKESQSPRKSWKVLQVIRAGQILSGAISLQPGKQPSVSGWLDPKGSSSALPVQEDSNSDGEELELYFTEPQQLLDIFTELEEQNLSLIQNTQEMEETLEELSFTMKNTQLLMDREVNQLKQLITTLMMSITKEEETAAELELKARVFHFGEYKGAQEDKVLESLNHKVLAVYRNCVGTQQESNLGTVQMLTIIEQQLDELLENLERVPHVKIEQAEKAKEKEQRQRIREEKAKMQKQLQEERLQRAQARAQAQAEIKKKRGRRLVCRSKPPALKTTEELKHKSLDKDKQEQLFFFT
- the CFAP100 gene encoding cilia- and flagella-associated protein 100 isoform X3, coding for MPTVSKDMTYNKNSRESTDNSSSITEEKKKHGKKGKVSLIVPGRSANPFHMSGDMDFFLLRDQERNKSLSEREQKKTLRVHEKMTYSSKVSAKHTSLRRQLQLEDDMEDQEARAEAEQLQAFHDNMAWKLSMTKEKKGESDNINKYINQKRQMFLIQYALDMKRSEIQRLEMLVTKEEAELERAERSLEKDSALFDKFLRENDRRSVQALKAAEKETKAKVAKITEIRDLTIQIRNIKSEISSFEDILQHYKVYKNFLHKLSPKEWLEEQEKKHLALKKAKEVTKAPKEYTLFSTQGDKGPGIKGKKVSKESQSPRKSWKVLQVIRAGQILSGAISLQPGKQPSVSGWLDPKGDREVNQLKQLITTLMMSITKEEETAAELELKARVFHFGEYKGAQEDKVLESLNHKVLAVYRNCVGTQQESNLGTVQMLTIIEQQLDELLENLERVPHVKIEQAEKAKEKEQRQRIREEKAKMQKQLQEERLQRAQARAQAQAEIKKKRGRRLVCRSKPPALKTTEELKHKSLDKDKQEQLFFFT
- the CFAP100 gene encoding cilia- and flagella-associated protein 100 isoform X2 gives rise to the protein MPTVSKDMTYNMSLIVPGRSANPFHMSGDMDFFLLRDQERNKSLSEREQKKTLRVHEKMTYSSKVSAKHTSLRRQLQLEDDMEDQEARAEAEQLQAFHDNMAWKLSMTKEKKGESDNINKYINQKRQMFLIQYALDMKRSEIQRLEMLVTKEEAELERAERSLEKDSALFDKFLRENDRRSVQALKAAEKETKAKVAKITEIRDLTIQIRNIKSEISSFEDILQHYKVYKNFLHKLSPKEWLEEQEKKHLALKKAKEVTKAPKEYTLFSTQGDKGPGIKGKKVSKESQSPRKSWKVLQVIRAGQILSGAISLQPGKQPSVSGWLDPKGSSSALPVQEDSNSDGEELELYFTEPQQLLDIFTELEEQNLSLIQNTQEMEETLEELSFTMKNTQLLMDREVNQLKQLITTLMMSITKEEETAAELELKARVFHFGEYKGAQEDKVLESLNHKVLAVYRNCVGTQQESNLGTVQMLTIIEQQLDELLENLERVPHVKIEQAEKAKEKEQRQRIREEKAKMQKQLQEERLQRAQARAQAQAEIKKKRGRRLVCRSKPPALKTTEELKHKSLDKDKQEQLFFFT